A region from the Nitrososphaera sp. genome encodes:
- a CDS encoding sialidase family protein, which translates to MSGQTRIAASNIDSKNSSVSVGVYTSPQLAFSDNTNHAFVIWNEIKSTTQILSSPNAQGSAKENHTSNIYYRVTEDNGKMFGRTVSLGNFSQSQVMGPITASEENGTNAYAVWAANSTDNDYNLYFARTPADGSKFERPIILATDHFTMATHIGNNSSVESGIVEPQIIATSHNHVFLLWSDETTKIAYSNETIPAANPVSPPSFSGTVIRNGSMQQLQSSVNPQIQNAPPSYQTLIQTYFISSSDAGKTFSPKVSILNQSSSSNGTSFLTPNPPRLAASGSNVYIVSTQFGAKLHDSKIVLTRSEDGGKTFEKSLIVIPGYNNTNEGTTVAIPYAAAGARGNESKSLYIDAMISENTSKGPSTSNNLPILAFPSPLNSQLQLHSILLHSPDGGTTFSKPLEVSNGTLGQGFPIIDLSSDGSHVYIARIDTGNVSSALQGYPFLTPFSGGTTSSANSTAGSILVSTVSNNGTTLQGQIRLKDSKNPSLSLSWDFGGGTFQLLHAGSQGAFIVKETSYYNGSGGSSFNNRESKTLVWSSTDGGHSFEGPSSIIQPLDSQLVSTAVFYPQGSTYASLFLVWEGNGGAIYLQKFAAP; encoded by the coding sequence ATGTCAGGGCAGACTCGGATTGCCGCTTCTAATATTGATTCAAAAAATTCCTCGGTATCTGTTGGCGTCTATACAAGTCCTCAGCTCGCATTCTCTGACAATACAAATCATGCATTTGTAATTTGGAACGAAATCAAGTCGACAACGCAAATCCTGAGCAGTCCAAACGCTCAGGGCTCTGCTAAGGAAAACCATACGTCTAACATTTACTACCGTGTGACTGAAGATAATGGCAAGATGTTTGGCAGAACAGTTTCGCTTGGTAATTTCTCTCAATCGCAGGTTATGGGTCCAATCACTGCATCTGAAGAAAATGGCACCAATGCATATGCTGTGTGGGCCGCTAATTCCACTGACAATGATTATAATCTATATTTTGCCCGGACGCCAGCCGATGGCTCAAAGTTTGAGCGTCCGATCATCTTGGCCACCGACCACTTTACCATGGCCACTCATATTGGAAATAATTCGTCTGTCGAATCAGGGATAGTTGAGCCACAGATAATTGCGACTTCTCACAACCATGTGTTTCTCTTATGGAGTGATGAAACCACAAAAATCGCTTATTCAAACGAAACAATTCCTGCAGCCAACCCAGTTTCACCTCCCAGTTTTTCCGGCACAGTCATTCGCAATGGATCTATGCAGCAGCTACAAAGTTCTGTGAACCCGCAGATTCAAAATGCGCCACCGTCTTACCAAACTTTAATCCAAACTTATTTTATTTCAAGTTCTGACGCAGGCAAGACATTTTCTCCCAAAGTGAGTATTTTGAACCAATCTTCAAGTTCAAATGGAACATCATTTCTGACCCCGAATCCTCCAAGACTGGCCGCATCGGGAAGCAATGTATACATCGTTTCAACTCAATTTGGCGCAAAGCTGCACGATTCTAAGATTGTTCTCACAAGGAGCGAGGATGGCGGAAAGACATTTGAAAAATCACTTATAGTTATTCCTGGTTACAATAATACAAATGAAGGCACGACTGTAGCTATTCCTTACGCTGCCGCAGGCGCAAGAGGCAATGAAAGCAAATCACTTTACATCGATGCAATGATTTCTGAAAATACTAGCAAAGGCCCGTCTACCTCAAACAATCTTCCAATCCTTGCCTTCCCATCACCACTTAATTCGCAGCTGCAACTCCACAGTATACTTTTACATAGCCCCGATGGAGGCACGACTTTTTCAAAGCCATTGGAAGTTTCAAACGGGACCCTTGGGCAGGGATTCCCTATTATCGATTTGTCATCTGATGGCTCGCACGTGTATATTGCCAGAATTGACACAGGAAATGTGAGCTCCGCATTGCAAGGCTATCCATTCCTTACGCCGTTTTCAGGAGGAACAACAAGTAGTGCCAATAGTACTGCAGGATCCATCTTGGTAAGTACCGTATCTAATAATGGCACAACACTTCAGGGCCAAATTCGACTAAAGGATAGCAAGAACCCTTCACTTTCATTATCCTGGGACTTTGGTGGTGGCACTTTTCAATTACTTCATGCTGGAAGCCAGGGTGCCTTTATAGTAAAAGAAACGTCCTACTATAATGGAAGCGGTGGATCCAGCTTCAACAACCGTGAATCAAAGACCCTTGTTTGGTCAAGCACTGACGGAGGGC
- a CDS encoding MEDS domain-containing protein, with protein MSQLKAIARGSHILGIYSSPTDRIEECFSFLKAGFDNGEAVWVMFDERQISREEIRSRIKSEWKVGDLARREANGEIIITTSQDWFSPGGKFDSERIRSKWQQATNRALALGKTGFRAFGAPDELVNSATADFIDYEHSVGTSFDIPFTGFCAYMASDIASAMTSEQLSRLYVSHGWHRISGYDVLEHPMAGQHVAMTYENTAQREAAITKYINAGLKKNQLCVYASIYLRNSSHRERMMGLFDNSQENMDRGNLVFIDLAPHYIASLTSDIRPFESDMARLRDRVSGRQDKHIRFVGDCDSFLFQNRHFDECMAIENWLSDRPLEDSSCLCPYPLQLLNKFPYDIHKVRMFVSHDVIADHTGRITTAYLRSDGRHQH; from the coding sequence TTGTCGCAGCTAAAGGCAATCGCGCGGGGGAGCCACATACTTGGCATTTATTCCAGCCCCACAGACCGCATAGAGGAGTGCTTTTCGTTCCTCAAGGCAGGCTTTGACAATGGCGAAGCCGTTTGGGTTATGTTTGACGAGCGCCAAATATCCAGAGAAGAAATCCGGTCCAGGATAAAGAGCGAATGGAAGGTGGGCGACCTTGCCAGGCGTGAGGCAAACGGCGAAATCATTATCACCACCTCACAGGACTGGTTCAGCCCTGGCGGGAAATTTGATTCGGAGCGCATTCGCTCAAAGTGGCAGCAGGCAACCAATAGGGCCCTGGCTTTGGGAAAGACGGGCTTTAGGGCATTTGGCGCGCCCGACGAACTGGTCAACAGCGCGACGGCAGATTTTATCGATTACGAGCACTCTGTCGGCACGAGTTTTGACATCCCGTTTACCGGCTTTTGCGCCTACATGGCATCCGACATTGCAAGCGCAATGACTTCCGAGCAGCTGTCCCGCCTTTATGTTTCTCACGGCTGGCACCGCATTTCCGGCTATGACGTGCTAGAACACCCGATGGCAGGCCAGCACGTTGCAATGACCTATGAAAACACGGCCCAGCGGGAGGCGGCGATTACAAAATACATCAACGCCGGCCTGAAGAAGAACCAGCTGTGCGTCTATGCGTCAATTTATTTGCGCAACAGCTCGCACAGGGAGAGAATGATGGGGCTTTTCGACAATTCCCAGGAGAACATGGACAGGGGCAACCTGGTATTCATTGACCTTGCGCCCCACTATATTGCCAGCCTGACAAGTGATATAAGGCCGTTTGAGTCAGATATGGCGCGCTTGAGGGACAGGGTTTCAGGCAGGCAGGACAAGCATATCAGGTTTGTAGGCGACTGCGATTCGTTCCTGTTCCAGAACAGGCACTTTGACGAATGCATGGCCATTGAAAACTGGTTGTCTGACAGGCCGCTTGAAGATTCTTCATGCCTTTGCCCGTATCCGCTTCAGCTGCTCAACAAGTTTCCCTATGACATTCACAAGGTCAGGATGTTTGTCAGTCATGACGTTATAGCCGACCACACCGGCAGGATAACCACTGCGTATCTCAGGAGCGACGGGAGGCATCAACATTGA
- a CDS encoding MEDS domain-containing protein translates to MTHQHGSRPRILVAEPEPDIQFLYKSFLHDWDLEIVESGARCIQAATKEGRASDEYHDLIVIDSHVKDGMIETLRRLRELLPYQHIVVTSTTDPDVLRRQLTGAGMSNQANLGFIQKPFMFSDLLSLLRVRKPRVSSAQLTDHILAIYEDQEQELAEAISFVKRAVPNNEAALFILREDINLEAVKERIARCGLDVDSLVRDGSLMFTKNVDWYLPDGRIDKQRLLVQWNRLVETCVRSGKKGVRAFCMMDCMFEHNFQNESVDYEVDYPPKLDIALVPICAYRKQDIDRLSDDQKRRLLTCHSKVWT, encoded by the coding sequence TTGACCCACCAGCACGGAAGCAGGCCGCGCATACTGGTCGCGGAGCCGGAGCCAGACATACAGTTCCTTTACAAGTCATTCCTGCACGACTGGGATCTGGAAATCGTGGAAAGCGGGGCAAGGTGCATCCAGGCCGCAACCAAGGAGGGCAGGGCCTCCGACGAGTATCATGATTTGATAGTCATCGACAGCCACGTCAAGGACGGAATGATTGAAACGCTGCGCAGGCTGAGAGAACTGCTGCCGTACCAGCACATTGTCGTGACGAGCACGACGGACCCGGACGTGCTCAGGCGGCAGTTAACCGGGGCAGGCATGTCGAACCAGGCAAACCTTGGCTTTATCCAAAAGCCCTTCATGTTCTCGGACCTTCTATCCCTGTTGAGAGTCAGAAAGCCGCGGGTCAGCAGCGCGCAGTTGACCGACCACATCCTGGCAATCTACGAGGACCAGGAACAGGAGCTGGCCGAGGCGATCTCGTTTGTAAAGCGCGCTGTTCCGAACAACGAGGCGGCGCTGTTTATCCTCAGAGAGGACATCAACCTCGAAGCTGTCAAGGAAAGAATAGCCAGGTGCGGGCTGGACGTCGATTCTCTTGTCCGCGATGGCTCACTGATGTTCACGAAAAACGTGGACTGGTACCTGCCCGACGGGCGCATTGACAAGCAAAGGCTCCTTGTGCAGTGGAATCGCCTCGTCGAAACCTGCGTGAGGTCGGGCAAGAAGGGAGTGCGCGCGTTCTGCATGATGGACTGCATGTTTGAGCACAATTTCCAGAACGAGAGCGTCGACTATGAGGTTGACTATCCTCCGAAACTGGACATCGCCCTTGTGCCGATATGCGCGTACAGAAAACAGGACATTGACAGGCTGAGCGACGACCAGAAGAGAAGGCTGCTGACCTGCCACAGCAAGGTCTGGACGTAG
- a CDS encoding ribonuclease HIII, with product MLRSAKLSAQEIERLRETLEERGIAASAPTNKYETLRVQFENIFLIAYSSGKLVYEDNPQTLKIISGVMQSARSEYEYELGSDEAGKGEWYGPLVVACVAVRPFDIGELRRAGVKDSKTLSAGTIKIIANEIRQNKKLAWSHVVLSPPDYNEQFARLKKEGKNLNDMLARAHARVIGETLEKLGNLDDAKILVTIDEFDKKKMGDGLKGLEKAKGVAIVQKTGGEEEMPVAAASILAKSFFEQEVDRLSSEFKVELKTASPQDIPKKDLHRVAKTHFRNVSGLL from the coding sequence TTGCTGCGGTCGGCAAAACTCAGCGCCCAGGAAATTGAAAGACTCAGGGAAACACTTGAGGAACGCGGCATAGCGGCTTCTGCCCCAACCAACAAGTACGAAACGCTGAGAGTGCAGTTTGAAAATATTTTTCTGATTGCATACAGTTCGGGCAAGCTGGTTTACGAGGACAACCCGCAGACCCTCAAAATCATAAGCGGGGTGATGCAGAGTGCCCGGTCAGAATACGAATACGAGCTCGGTTCCGACGAGGCAGGCAAGGGCGAATGGTACGGTCCCCTGGTCGTCGCCTGCGTGGCAGTCAGGCCATTCGACATTGGCGAGCTGCGAAGGGCAGGTGTCAAGGACAGCAAGACGCTTTCCGCCGGCACCATCAAGATAATTGCAAATGAAATCAGGCAGAACAAAAAGCTGGCATGGAGCCATGTCGTGCTGTCGCCGCCGGATTACAATGAGCAATTTGCCAGACTGAAAAAAGAGGGCAAGAACCTGAATGACATGCTGGCTCGTGCACATGCTCGAGTTATAGGAGAGACGCTTGAAAAGCTAGGAAATCTGGATGACGCAAAGATACTCGTAACGATTGACGAATTTGACAAAAAGAAAATGGGTGACGGTCTCAAGGGCCTTGAGAAAGCAAAGGGAGTTGCAATCGTGCAAAAGACAGGGGGCGAAGAGGAGATGCCTGTCGCGGCTGCAAGCATTCTTGCCAAGAGCTTTTTCGAGCAGGAGGTCGACAGACTATCAAGCGAATTTAAAGTCGAGCTGAAAACTGCATCTCCCCAAGACATCCCGAAGAAAGATCTGCACCGCGTTGCAAAGACGCACTTTCGGAACGTTTCGGGACTGCTTTGA
- a CDS encoding DUF973 family protein: MTKYCIQCGNGDDDSAAFCSKCGAPHTNSPSTPPPGMGSPYGGSRVALTQLDRQVLEKLKWFGILGVIAEAMGMIVPFMTLGSVFTPGGMMARPEIAAGAVATFAAVGIAGIVIGIIALFMVITAFRILLREDRREFSLPLKMLWGLLAGLILYIVAIGLIAAATFSAGTNPFMPNGSAPRFSPAFGAAFAVFGLAAVALLVGIIGIIIGLWRAGNRYDETLIKVGGILMIIPYVAIVGPILVLLGASSALKKIPQS, encoded by the coding sequence ATGACAAAATACTGTATACAGTGCGGCAACGGCGACGATGACAGTGCCGCTTTTTGCTCAAAATGTGGTGCGCCGCACACCAACAGCCCATCGACGCCTCCTCCGGGAATGGGGTCGCCGTATGGTGGGTCGCGGGTTGCTCTTACGCAGCTCGACAGGCAGGTGCTTGAGAAGTTAAAGTGGTTCGGCATTCTCGGGGTAATAGCGGAAGCGATGGGCATGATAGTCCCTTTTATGACGCTGGGCTCAGTGTTCACACCGGGCGGTATGATGGCGAGGCCGGAAATAGCCGCGGGCGCGGTCGCGACATTCGCAGCCGTCGGAATCGCCGGAATTGTGATCGGCATTATCGCGCTATTTATGGTCATCACGGCGTTTCGCATACTTTTGCGCGAAGACAGGCGCGAATTCAGCCTGCCACTCAAAATGCTCTGGGGCCTGCTCGCCGGGCTTATCCTTTACATTGTGGCAATTGGGCTTATTGCAGCCGCGACATTCTCGGCAGGTACAAACCCTTTCATGCCGAACGGAAGCGCCCCGAGATTCTCTCCAGCATTTGGCGCCGCCTTTGCCGTATTCGGCCTGGCTGCGGTTGCACTTCTCGTTGGAATCATTGGCATAATCATTGGCCTTTGGCGCGCAGGAAACCGCTATGACGAGACCCTGATAAAAGTCGGCGGGATTCTCATGATAATTCCCTATGTCGCCATTGTCGGCCCAATCCTGGTGCTGCTGGGCGCCTCAAGCGCGCTGAAGAAAATTCCGCAATCCTAG
- a CDS encoding DNA polymerase II large subunit: MRLEEADSRLKDVAMPAYYREYHRKILESVFQNYQHAAKARRKGYDAADIVEPKIAYDLSDRVAKMHDIDISDRLRTLLAATTKEKAALKIAEEIARGDYGGGDMRSRLDSAVRVSLAVVTEGVTVAPLQGIADVLIKKNSDGSEYLSVSFAGPIRSAGGTEAALTMLIADHARRVAGLKKYVANSFHDDETGRFVEELRIYEREVMGFQFKVLDDDVVKCIASLPVELDGVDTDPVEVVGHKGMRRIATDRVRGGALRVMNDGLIGRSRKLLKLVETLKLEGWEWLKELKGAIQTGNDDDAAHHRMTEVITGRPVLSMTKRIGGFRLRYGRSVNTGFATVGVHPAVPVLLNYAIVAGTQIKMDIPGKASTLALVDTIEPPVVRLEDGRVMPVPTVELAEKIRRKVSKILYLGDMLISYGDFLENNAQLPPASYVEEIWALQLREKLVASADVLPVAIERLRLAELARDWLSNAPTRDEAFLISEKLGLPLHPRYLLYWDSLSLEDVQYVRSKILVECFAELGRLPADERLKEILERLGVAHHVEHDASGMPAHIVIDDSDQLFTINRLLNSPFSSFASAALPQPRDANELVKQMSSIEVMPKFASSIGVRVGRPEKAAERKMKPPVHVLFPIGAKGGATRDILKACKEEPFFAEIADRFCSACKMPSTGTHCRACGSATPLRCTCFVCHDEIEEGEKCPRCDRDGRTFAPVSYPLKQALETAQKRVGKRAEEPLKGVKSLMSRHRSAEPLEKGILRQKHGLHAFKDGTIRFDATNEPLTHFKPEWIGVSIDQLKELGYTSDYAGNELVATDQTVELLMQDVLIPRDSAVHLVNTAKFVDDELERIYELEPFYRVNSVDDLVGHLVVGLAPHTSVGIMGRIIGFTDSQVCLASPVWHSAKRRDCDGDADSVMLLMDAFLNFSFDFLPDKIGGLMDAPLLIQPIVLPHEVQRQAHNVDVASSYPLSFYEGTWKKNAKAADHASDIETLKARIGQDSQFFGYGFTHLTSSLTTKEQRSAYSTLNTMDEKLKMQFDTAKLINAVDANEVAAMVLTTHILPDIMGNMRSYSSQTFRCTNCGKKYRRMPLMGKCIECSHELLQTVTRGAVEKYLGIATDMCQQYAINDYLRCRVQTLSMELKLLFREPKKEQSSLTEFMG, from the coding sequence ATGAGGCTGGAAGAGGCCGACTCACGCCTAAAGGACGTGGCAATGCCTGCCTACTACCGGGAGTACCACAGAAAGATTCTCGAGAGCGTTTTTCAGAATTACCAGCATGCTGCAAAGGCCCGCAGGAAGGGCTACGATGCGGCCGATATTGTCGAGCCCAAGATAGCATACGACCTTTCAGACCGCGTAGCCAAGATGCACGACATCGACATCAGCGACAGGCTGAGAACTCTTCTTGCAGCGACGACAAAGGAAAAGGCTGCGCTCAAGATAGCCGAAGAGATAGCAAGGGGCGATTACGGCGGAGGCGACATGCGAAGCCGGCTTGACAGCGCGGTGAGGGTCTCGCTTGCAGTAGTCACCGAAGGCGTCACAGTTGCGCCTCTCCAGGGCATTGCGGACGTCCTGATAAAAAAGAACAGCGACGGGAGCGAGTACCTTTCCGTTTCATTTGCCGGGCCAATAAGGTCAGCCGGAGGAACAGAGGCGGCACTTACCATGCTGATAGCCGATCATGCGCGCCGGGTGGCCGGCCTGAAGAAATACGTCGCAAACTCGTTTCATGACGACGAGACCGGAAGGTTCGTCGAGGAACTGCGCATCTACGAGCGCGAGGTGATGGGCTTTCAGTTCAAGGTGCTTGACGACGACGTGGTCAAGTGCATCGCCAGCCTCCCGGTCGAGCTTGACGGCGTTGACACAGACCCCGTCGAGGTGGTGGGGCACAAGGGGATGCGCAGGATTGCAACCGACAGGGTGAGGGGAGGCGCGCTCAGGGTAATGAACGACGGGCTCATCGGGAGGAGCAGAAAGCTGCTAAAGCTCGTCGAGACTCTGAAACTCGAGGGCTGGGAATGGCTCAAGGAACTAAAGGGCGCGATTCAGACGGGAAATGACGACGATGCGGCCCACCACAGGATGACGGAGGTAATTACGGGCAGGCCGGTCCTTTCAATGACAAAAAGGATTGGGGGCTTTAGGCTGCGCTATGGCCGGTCTGTTAACACTGGCTTTGCAACGGTGGGCGTGCACCCTGCAGTGCCGGTGCTCCTGAACTATGCGATCGTCGCAGGCACCCAGATCAAGATGGACATTCCGGGCAAGGCATCGACGCTTGCGCTTGTCGACACCATCGAGCCGCCAGTGGTTCGGCTGGAAGACGGCAGGGTCATGCCCGTGCCGACGGTCGAGCTCGCAGAAAAAATCCGGCGCAAGGTGAGCAAGATACTGTACCTTGGTGACATGCTGATAAGCTACGGCGACTTTCTTGAGAACAACGCCCAGCTTCCTCCTGCCAGCTATGTGGAGGAGATCTGGGCGCTCCAGCTGCGCGAAAAACTTGTCGCCTCGGCTGACGTTCTCCCTGTTGCCATAGAAAGGCTCCGGCTCGCCGAGCTTGCGCGAGACTGGCTCTCAAACGCGCCGACGCGCGATGAGGCATTTCTAATTAGCGAAAAACTCGGCCTCCCGCTGCATCCCCGTTACCTGCTGTACTGGGACAGCCTTTCGCTCGAAGACGTGCAGTACGTAAGGAGCAAGATCCTGGTGGAGTGCTTTGCAGAGCTGGGGCGACTGCCGGCAGACGAGCGGCTGAAGGAAATCCTTGAGCGGCTTGGCGTGGCTCATCATGTGGAGCACGATGCCTCCGGCATGCCCGCGCACATTGTCATTGACGACTCTGATCAACTGTTCACGATAAACAGGCTGCTAAACTCGCCGTTCTCCTCCTTTGCAAGCGCCGCGCTGCCGCAGCCCCGCGATGCAAACGAGCTTGTAAAGCAAATGTCCAGCATCGAAGTGATGCCCAAGTTCGCGTCGTCCATCGGCGTCAGAGTTGGCAGGCCGGAAAAGGCAGCGGAGCGCAAGATGAAGCCCCCTGTGCACGTGCTGTTTCCGATTGGCGCCAAGGGAGGCGCGACGCGTGACATCCTAAAGGCCTGCAAGGAAGAGCCCTTCTTTGCCGAGATTGCAGACAGATTCTGCAGCGCATGCAAGATGCCCTCGACCGGCACCCACTGCCGGGCCTGCGGCTCCGCGACGCCGCTTCGCTGCACATGCTTTGTGTGCCATGACGAGATAGAGGAGGGAGAAAAGTGCCCGCGCTGCGACAGGGACGGCAGGACTTTTGCGCCGGTGAGCTACCCGCTCAAGCAGGCGCTAGAGACCGCCCAAAAGCGCGTCGGCAAGAGGGCAGAAGAGCCGCTGAAGGGCGTCAAGTCGCTCATGAGCAGGCACCGCTCTGCAGAACCCCTTGAGAAAGGCATACTGCGCCAAAAGCACGGCCTTCATGCGTTCAAGGACGGCACCATCAGGTTTGACGCGACAAACGAGCCGCTGACGCACTTCAAGCCCGAGTGGATTGGCGTCTCGATAGATCAACTGAAAGAGCTTGGCTATACCAGTGACTACGCGGGAAACGAGCTGGTCGCGACGGACCAGACGGTGGAGCTTCTCATGCAGGACGTGCTTATCCCCCGAGACTCTGCAGTGCACCTTGTCAACACGGCCAAGTTTGTCGACGACGAGCTTGAAAGAATTTACGAGCTCGAGCCGTTCTACAGGGTCAATTCCGTCGACGACCTTGTCGGCCACCTGGTAGTCGGGCTTGCGCCCCACACTTCAGTCGGAATAATGGGCAGGATAATCGGCTTTACCGACTCGCAAGTCTGCCTCGCGTCGCCGGTGTGGCACTCGGCAAAGAGGCGCGACTGCGACGGCGACGCCGACTCGGTGATGCTTCTGATGGACGCATTTTTGAATTTCTCTTTTGACTTCCTGCCGGACAAGATAGGCGGGCTGATGGACGCGCCGTTGCTGATTCAGCCGATAGTGCTTCCCCACGAGGTCCAGAGGCAGGCCCACAATGTCGACGTCGCGTCCTCCTATCCGCTCTCATTCTATGAGGGAACGTGGAAAAAGAACGCCAAGGCGGCCGACCATGCAAGCGACATAGAGACGCTCAAGGCCCGCATAGGCCAGGACTCGCAGTTCTTCGGCTACGGCTTTACGCATCTGACAAGCTCGCTTACTACCAAGGAGCAGAGGAGCGCGTACTCGACTCTCAACACCATGGACGAGAAGCTCAAAATGCAGTTTGACACCGCGAAACTGATAAACGCGGTTGACGCAAACGAGGTCGCCGCGATGGTGCTTACCACGCACATACTGCCTGACATAATGGGAAACATGCGCTCGTACAGCTCGCAGACTTTTCGATGCACAAACTGCGGCAAGAAATATCGAAGGATGCCGCTGATGGGCAAGTGCATCGAGTGCAGCCACGAACTTTTGCAGACGGTGACAAGGGGCGCGGTGGAAAAATATCTCGGGATAGCCACCGACATGTGCCAGCAGTATGCGATAAATGACTATTTGCGCTGCAGGGTGCAGACGCTGTCAATGGAGCTCAAGCTCCTCTTCCGCGAACCAAAGAAGGAGCAGTCGAGCCTGACAGAGTTTATGGGTTGA